GAGCCGCAAGGCACAGGCTGCAgaggggatggggcagggggtggggtcatCTCCCAGGCAGCTAAGAGCTTGCAGGGGACTTGGTGGGAGGCCGGGCCTGGTGATCACAGTGGGGatgattagaaatatttttaaaaatgtctgtgagaggcaaagagagagggagagagcttccatctgcaggtccaCGGCTCAGATGCCGGCAATGGCtggggaggccaaagccaggagcccggagctctaCCCAGCTCTCCTCTGGGggtaacagggactcaagtacttgatcatcaccattgcctcccagggtgccctgtgacaggaagctggagtgaggagcagagctgggactcgaactcggGGACTCTGAATCAGGGCAAGGACCTCTGACCCAAATGCCCACGCAGTGGTAATCACTGCCACACCAGCACTGGCTGGCGTCAGGATGTGCCAGGAACCACGTGTAATTCTTCAATGACGTGTGCCAATGACCCATTTCACAGGCAAGGAGACGGAGGCTCGGACCAGCAAAATCACAGCAGGGCAGGGACTTGCAGGCCGGGTCTGGCTGACTGTCATCTCTTGCCAGCTGCTAAGCGCCCTCTTGGCTCCCAGGTGTGCGGAGTCCGGGCGGCACTGCCCGGGGAGGGGCAGGAGTGAGGGACAGGCCTGCATGCCATCCCTCCAATGCCCACCGCCATAGCCCTGTAGTCCCATTGTACagagcaggaaactgaggctcggagcgGCCCCTGGAGGAAGCCCTGTCTGACCCAGAACCCACGCACCAGGGTTACTTGGTGCCCCAGGGCCTCCgaagactgggggagagcgggaaGCCGCAGAGCGTGCATGGGAGTGGCCCACTTTCCTGGGTGGCCAGTGGGGAGCAGAGGCCCTCGGGGTAGGCCGGGCCAGAGCTGTGGGGCCGCACTGCTGTCTCCTCCCAGCAGGCTGAGGGCCGGCTCCTCCTCCCCACGGCGGCCTTGCCCTGCCAGACCCACCCTGCCCGCTCTGTGTGGCCAGCGGCCAGGGGCTGCTCTGCGCCAGGCCATCTCTCCCCGGGGTCTCAGCACCTGGACGCACATTGGAAAACCTCCGCTTCCTCCTTCCACCAGGAGCGGAGAAGACGCTGGGCTGTGGTCGGGGGCCAGATCTGCAATCAGGAGGCCTCGACTGGTCCCCGCACCGGGCGCTTACAGCTGTGTGGGTGGGCACGTGGTCACCTGACCTTTCTTAGTCTCAGTTTACTCCTCTGTAAAATGGCCAagttaagccggcgccgcggctcactaggctaatcctccgcctagtggcgccggcacaccgggttctagtcccagtcggggcgccggattctgtcccggttgcccctcttccaggccagctctctgctgtggcctgggagtgaagtggaggatggcccaagtgcttgggccctgcacccgcatggcagaccaggagaagcacctggctcctggcttcggatcagtgagatgcgccagccgcagcggccattggagggtgaaccaactgcaaaaggaagacctttctctctgtctctctctctcactgtccactctgcctgtcaaaaattaaaaaataaataaataaaaatggccaagTTAACGGTTACCTGGGCAGAAGGCTTTTTTGTAAATTATGATTAttattctgagagagagagagagagagagagagagagagagaatgtgtgctcccagccactggctaactccccagatgtccacaacagctaaggctgggccaggctaaagccaggagccggggaccCAGTCAGGCCTCCCCACcgggtgccagggacccacgtacttgagcaggaagctggaggcaggaacctTGGCCAGGATTGAccccaggcacccagatgtgggtgtgggtgcactAAGCCACGTCTCCCCAGCAGGGTCTCATGCAACCTCATACAATGTGCACCTAGCACTTGGTACCTAATGAAATCCAACATGTGATGTTTTCAAAAGATGTAAAATCAATCCCCATCGTTCTCACTCAGGAAGCAAGCACCTCCCACCCGCCCCTCACCCTGTGGAGCAGAAGCCTctgtgcccacagcagctggctcGTGGAATGTTCCGGAAACCTCTTCCTAACAAGTCGGTGGCAAATGTTACGTgtctggggcaggggaggccttTTGGGCACCACTGTTCATGTACATGAAGCAAATCAAAGCAGTGGGCGCTGAGGGGCAGTTCTCTTGCATACTTCCTACGACGGGGAGCTCACTCCTCTCCAGAGACCAgctccgggttctaatcctgacACCACTGCCCCGAGTGTCAGTTTCTGCCTGCTCCGTGCTCGTGGGCTGATGGTGAAGATTATAGAAGGGTTGGTGTGGTTTCTGCACAACTTGGCACCCGGGAAGCACTCCGCAAAGCTGCTTCGCCACCCCCATCGTCACACTGGGGAGGAAGCTGAGAGCGGACGGGGCCTGGGACCAGGGCTAAGACACGGGCGGGGCTGACAATAcgtcccctctcctccccaacaCAGAGCAGCCTAACCCCTGACCCAGTCTTCCCGAGCCCGGCCCGGCCTCTAGtggcttcccctggtctcccctcCCAAGCCCCAGGCTCGGCACCGGCAAGGCGCGTGGACCTCTCTCAGGCTTGGCCGGGTGGCTCTGTGTGTAGGAGCCTCGGTTTCctaatctgtgaaatgggtatgaCAAGGGCACCAGCCTCCTGGGGTAAAAGGATCAGGAATTCACGTGGGTAACTTAGCAGCAGGACAAGGACGCCTCGCTGGCAACAGACGCCCCCATCTCCTGTACCCGGCACCCGGCTGCGGCTCGCTCCCCGCTCTCCGTTATGCCTCCCTCTGTGACCCCAGTTCTCGtgaccccacccacacccctacTGGAGAGAGACCCTCTGCCTGGTTTCACCGCTCACCTGTCCCCCAAATGATGGCCACACTGGGCAGCAGGAGGAGATGGAGGTGGGCCCGGCCAGGGTGCGGGAGCTGGGGGTGCCCagagggggctgggtggggctggatGGAGGGGGCAGCTTGCCTTCCCCTTGCGGCAcctagctggggccagtgctgtgtggaAAGGAGCCGGTGGCAAAGACCTCGGAAAACCAATCAGCGGTGGCCCTGCAGCGACCTTCTCCAGCGACagccccaggggaggggcaggtaaGGGCTGAGAGGGGGCGGGGGTCCCAGACAGCACCCCTGGGCCCGGTGGCAGAATTCCTGGGCAGCTCCAAGGGTCCCTGAaccaagcagcaggtgcagggaggggcgcTCCTGGGAGAGGCCGAGCAGCTCTAACTCCCTGGTCATAGTGGGTGGGTCAGAGGCTGCTCTTCAAGGCCATCGCCTCTGGACCATCCTCAGAGGGTCCCGCCGGCCCTGCCATCCTTGAGGCCCCCACTCTGCGGGGAGCTGGCCTAtgcgtcccagctctggcttcccaGGGCCCGAGGCCGGCCCGTTTCTGGGGCACCCTGCCCGCCTAACCTCATTACAAGGTTCCAGCCAATTTCCAAGGGCCCTGATGGTCCCGGCCAGGCCCAGGCGGGTGGACTCCctcccgggggaggggagggggctggcgggTGGGCACACTCACCCAGGAGCAGGTTCATGAGCACCTCCTGGCCGGCCAGCGTGCTGCTCTTCACCAAGCACAGGATGGTCCCCCCGATCCAGGGGATGCCGTGGCCTGTGATGCCGATGAGCTTGACCATGGAGCGGGCGCTGGCCCAGGACGCGGCCCGGCCGGCGCACACGCCCAGCCGCTTGGACATGCAGATGTCGATGGCCAGCAGCGAGTTGAGGGCGATGCCCCTGAAGGAGGGGTTCAGCTGCATACAGTCCTCCTCGGGGAGCTGCTGTGACTGGCGCCGCTCGCGGCCACTGTCGCCGGCTGGTGGGGGCTGCGCCGAGGGCCCCGAGGGCTTCCTGCCCGAGCAGCGGGGCTCCGGGGCCCCCTTGGGGGGCTGGTTCAGGGACAGGAACTCGGCCCTGTTGAGCACGTTGCTGCGGTCCCGGGCACGGGCCCGGCTCTGGGAAGCCGGCATGgtgacctggcccaggctgagCAGGCCGGGGCCAGCCGGGCTCCGAGGACGGGAGCTGCCCGCGCCGCCTGCTGCCCTGCCTCCCCGGCGGCAGCAGCTGTTAAATATAGAGCGCAGGCTTGCACATGGCTGTTTACCTCCGGCGGCCACCAGGCTCGGCGGACGTCAGGGCCAGCGGGGCAGCCAATCCAGCCCACCCGCGCAGGGTCCGCGCCAATGGAGCCGCCGGGGAGGCGGACGCGCCCACAGGCCGCTGGGGCCCGGGCTATTTATAGCTGCCAATGGCTCAGCCCAGGTTGAGAGGgcgctgggaaatgtagtcctgCTGGCTCTCTGCACCCCACTGGGGCTTCAGCCTCCGGCCTGGGCAAGAGGTGGGCCTCCGGCCAACCCCTGCGCTTCCCAGAGCCCCTCGGAGCCCCGGGAGCCAAGCCTGCTGCCCCACTGGCCTCCGGCAATGATGGATGCAATCCCGTGGACCTGACCGTGGAGGCTTCTCCAGGCACCCGACCAGCTCAGGTCACGGCAAACATCATCCTGGCTCCCTGGGCGGGCTGGCTCCTCCCTCTGTGGCGGCACCATACAGCTCGGgggcctgcttttttttttttttttaaactggtctCCAGTGCTTCACACTCCAATCAAATGCAACCTGTGGGATTTGCTTTCCGTTCGAGGGAGGGGTCATTGATCGGCCGCTAATGGATCTGCCCTTGAAGGGTTGCCTCCGGTATGGTACGGGGAGTTTCACTAAGGGTTGTTGTCACTTGCAGGGGCTCACGGCAGCAGGCAGATCCGGCTCCATCACACACAGGACCCGGGCCGAGGGTGCCACGTATGCACGTGTTGCAGGTTCCGGTCTGGGTGGGGAGTCCTGGAGAACTTGCCCCAGGGGGGAGCAGCAGGTCAAAGGCTGGGCAGGGGTGGCTGCCCCGCGGGAGGAGCAGCAGGTCAAAGGCTGGCAGGGGTGGCTGCCCCGCGGGAGGACTTGGGGGCCAGTGTAGCTGGTGCAGGGAGGGATGGGCAGGGGTGGCTGCCCCGCGGGAGGACTTGGGGGCCAGTGTAGCTGGTGCAGGGAGGGATGGGCAGGGGTGGCTGCCCCGCGGGAGGACTTGGGGGCCAGTGTAGCTGGTGCAGGGAGGGATGGGCAGGGGTGGCTGCCCCGCGGGAGGACTTGGGGGCCAGTGGAGCTGGTGCAGGGAGGGATGGGCAGGGGTGGCTGCCCCGCGGGAGGACTTGGGGGCCAGTGGAGCTGGTGCAGGGAGGGATGGGCAGGGGTGGCTGGGCAGGGGTGGCTGCCCCGCGGGAGGACTTGGGGGCCCGTGTAGCTGGTGCAGGGAGGGATGctgtgggtgggggaggaaggcagACCACAGGGGCCCACAGaggattcagttttttttttttttaagaattatttattttatttgaaagtcagagttacatagagggagaaggagaagcagagagagagagagagaggtcaccatccgctggttcactcctcaattggctgcaacagccagagctgtgccaatctgaaaccaggagccaggagcttcttccgggtctcccacgcgggtgcaggggcccaaggacttccatcttccactgcttgcccaggccacggcagagagttggatcggaagtggactcgaactggtgcccatatgggatgcctgcactacaggtggctgcttaaccccccacgccacagcactggcctgagaaTTTAGGATTCGAGCGTGGCCTCCTTGAGCTACCTGGTGAGCCACAGGAACCCAAAGCACCCATAGTCCTCttgggcctgggggtgggagctGCTCATTTAGGCCAACCAGCAGAGTCACAGGTGGACGGCCTGCTCTCACGCCCGTGCGCCCTGACCGACGGAGGCACGAGGCCACCCTCgagcccccaggcccagcccccagggactCAAGGACAGGAAGCTGCCTGGGTTGGGGGGTGCTGTCTGGCTGGGGGCTCGATCACCAGCCGGGCCTTGGTTTTGCCACCTACAACCCGCGAGGAGGGGCGTCGTCCTCTGAGTGCTGTTGGGGGCTCCGTGCGGGGACAGGTGTAGAATGTCGCACACCAGTGCGAGGGAGTGGTTCTGTTGGATCCATGGTCTTAGACACATCCACCCCGCGGTCCGGCCCCCGCCACGCCCTCGCCcagagccctggagccctgggtcTGGAGTTCCTtacaaacacacaggc
This DNA window, taken from Lepus europaeus isolate LE1 chromosome 12, mLepTim1.pri, whole genome shotgun sequence, encodes the following:
- the PLPP7 gene encoding inactive phospholipid phosphatase 7, with product MPASQSRARARDRSNVLNRAEFLSLNQPPKGAPEPRCSGRKPSGPSAQPPPAGDSGRERRQSQQLPEEDCMQLNPSFRGIALNSLLAIDICMSKRLGVCAGRAASWASARSMVKLIGITGHGIPWIGGTILCLVKSSTLAGQEVLMNLLLALLLDIMTVAGVQKLIKRRGPYETSPSLLDYLTMDVYAFPAGHASRAAMVSKFFLSHLVLAVPLRVLLVLWAFCVGLSRIMIGRHHVTDVISGFIIGYFHFRLVELVWMSSNTCQMLISAW